From one Dermacentor silvarum isolate Dsil-2018 chromosome 3, BIME_Dsil_1.4, whole genome shotgun sequence genomic stretch:
- the LOC119444376 gene encoding shematrin-like protein 2 — MNTMRKLFALLAVLAMSMVSPVAEAGKLGYGGTGYGGLGYGGLGYGGGLGGGLGGGLGGGLGGVGGGVGGVGVGSSVALLSGGPAFAKAVAGPAFVVRTVHHVNKVSGGGALVAHSGLGSGYGGYGGYGGYGGYGGYGGYGGGYGGYGGGYGGYKGGYKG, encoded by the exons ATGAACACAATG AGGAAGCTATTTGCCTTGCTCGCCGTACTCGCCATGTCCATGGTCTCCCCAGTAGCAGAAGCAGGGAAACTTGGCTACGGCGGCACTGGTTACGGAGGCCTAGGATACGGTGGCCTAGGATACG GTGGCGGCCTAGGTGGTGGCCTAGGTGGCGGCCTAGGTGGTGGCTTGGGTGGTGTCGGCGGCGGTGTAGGCGGTGTAGGCGTCGGCAGCAGTGTTGCTCTTCTTAGCGGCGGGCCTGCCTTTGCCAAGGCCGTGGCCGGACCAGCGTTCGTGGTGAGGACGGTTCACCACGTCAACAAAGTCAGCGGTGGAGGAGCTCTTGTTGCCCACTCTGGCCTCGGAAGCGGATACGGAGGCTACGGAGGCTATGGAGGATACGGAGGTTACGGAGGCTATGGAGGTTACGGAGGTGGCTATGGTGGATATGGTGGCGGCTATGGTGGCTACAAAGGTGGTTACAAAGGCTAA